Within Sphingobium sp. KCTC 72723, the genomic segment GAAGGCGCTGCCCATATGCGCGTTGAGATCGCGGCCGAAATCGGACGGCGCATAATGGAATTGCGTCACGATGCGCGACCGGATGTCAGGGATCAGCCGATGCTGAATCTCATCCAATATCCGTTCGGCATAGGCCGGGCCGAACTGGTCCCAGTCGATCGGCAGCTTGCCCATGTGCGGCACCGGGGCGAGCGCATAGAAGGTCGAATGGCCTTCGGGCGCCATCGACGGATCGGTCACGGTCGGGTGATGCAGATAGAGCGAGAAATCCTCCGGCAGCACGCCATGATCGTAAATGTCGGTCAGCAGTCCTTCGTAACGCGGCCCGAACAGGATCATATGGTGCGGGATGCCCGGCCAGCTGCCTTTGATACCGAAATGCAGCACGAACAGGCTGGGCGACCAGCGCTTGTTGGCCAGCTTCTCGCCCTGCTTTTGCCCACGCGGATGCTGGCCGAGCAAATCGCGATAGCTGTGCATCAGGTCGGCATTGCTGGCAACGGCGTCCGCCTCCCCGCGCCATCCCGACGCGGTGTGGACGGCGGTGACCCGGTCGCCATGGGTTTCGATGCGCGTGACCGCATCGCCCAGCCGCAACGTGCCGCCGATCCGCTCGAAATGGGTGGCCATCCCCTCGACCAGCTTGTTGGTGCCGCCCTTGGCGAACCATACGCCGCCATCCTTTTCCAGCTTGTGGATCAGGGCATAGATGGCACTGGTCTTCATCGGATTGCCGCCCACCAGCAGAGTGTGGAACGACAGCGCCTCGCGCAGCTTCTCGCTTTTGACGTAGGAGGACACGATCGAATAGACCGACCGCCAGGCCTGATATTTGGCGAGCGCCGGAGCCGCCTTTATCATCGAGGCGAAGTCGAGGAAGGCGACTGCACCCAGTTTCCGATACCCTTCTTCGAACACGCCGGCGGCATAGTCGCAGAAGCGGTCGTAACCCGCGACATCGCCTGGATCGAGCTTGGCGATTTCGGCGCGCAGGGCGACTTCGTCGTTGCTGTAATCGAAATTGGTGCCGTCGCGCCAGTTGAGGCGATAGAAGGGACTGACCGGCATCAACGTGACGTCCTGCGCCATGTCATGCCCGGTCAGCCGCCACAGTTCGGACAGGCAATCGGGGTCGGTGATGACCGTCGGTCCGGCGTCGAACGTGAAGCCGTCCTTCTGCCACATATAGGCGCGCCCGCCGGGGCGATCGCGCGCCTCGACCAGCGTGGTGTCGATTCCGGCCGATTGCAGGCGGATGGCCAGCGCCAGGCCACCAAAGCCCGCGCCGATGACGATCGCTGTCCTGTTCATCGAGCGGGCGGCTTCAACAATGTTCGCATGGCATCCCTTATGGGCACGGGGGGGCGTCCGCACAAGATGCGGATGCGGTCGGTCAGGGTGGAGCGTCCAGCGTAGAAACGCTGGATCAGCGGGGCTTTAAGGCGATAGAAGCGCGCGAAGATGCGCCAGCGCCGGTCGGGCGCGGCGGCCCCGAACAGCATCTTGCCGAGCAGCCGGTAATAGCCGCCCCGCCGCCAGTGGCGCGCGGCATAGGCGCGGGTCGCGGCGGGCAGCGTGTCGAGCGGCTGGTCGACCAGCCAGCGTGCGAATCGCACCGCGTCGGGCAGCGAATATCCGGTCATCGGCTGAAAAAGCCCCGCCCGCACCCCGGCCCGCGCTACAGGATCGGCAGCGGGCCAGTAATGGTCGAAATCGCCGCCATGGACCACCGGCAGCACGCCCTGTTCGCGGTGGACGACCTGCGCGCCCTGCCACCCCTGCGCCCGCGCATAGGCCGCGATCCGCGCGTCGATGGCCGACACGTTCAGGTCGGGCGTATCGCTATAATAAGTGTCCTCGACAAAGATGGTGCGATCACCCCAGGGCAGCAGATAGACGAAGCGATAGCCGTCGATCTGGTCCACGGTCGCGTCCATGATGACCGGACGGTCGACCCCGTGCGGCGCATCGAGCGTCACGGCGTGGCCGACGAATTTCTGCCACCCGCAATGCAGCGCCGACAGGTCGCCCGCCCCCCGCGCGTCGATAACCGCCCGCGCCTGTATCGTTCGCCCGTCAGCCAGCGTCACGCCGGTCGGCGACAGGCTGACCACATCGGCATCGGTCAGCACGGCGTCCCCTAAAGCGACAGCGACATGGACAGCCAGACGCGATGACGTCACGCTGTTATAGGGCGTGTCCAGCCGCCGCCTTTGCCCCGGAAAGCGCACCTCATGCCCCTGACCCCAGCGGTGGGTGACGAGCGGATCGACCAGCCAGCGGTCGTCCGGCGCAACGTCGCCATCGAAGAAGGACCAGATGTGATTGCCGCCGATCGCGCCGTCCCGCTCGATCAGCAAGACCCGCATTTCCGGGCGCCGCGCGGCAAAGGCGAGCGCGATCAGGCTGCCCGCCAGGCCGCCACCCACTATTGCCAGATCGCAGTCCATAGGGTTCGTCATCACGCCCCTGTTAGGGCAGAGCGCCCGCGATGGCCATGCAGGACGTGCAGCCAGGACATGGCTTTTGGGGCATCACATCTTGCCCAGTTTCCGAATATAGGATAGGGGGGTATCCTATGCACATTATTGCCGATCGGGAAAAGTTGCTGGCGCGCGTGCGCCGGATCGCGGGGCAGGTCGCTGCCGTCGATCGCCAGTTGGCGGGCGATGCGGGTTGCTCCGAAACGCTGCAACTGGTCGCATCGGTGCGCGGCGCGGTCGGCAGCCTGATGGAGGAACTGATCGAGCAGCATATGCGCGAACATGTCGCCCGCCCCGGACTGACCGATGCGGAGCGCGCCGCCGCGACCGAAGAAATGCTGGCGCTGATCCGCCGCTACGGGAAATGACGATGCACGACGATCATGATCATGGCTGTGGGCATGACCACACTCCTGCGCCGACCAGCATGGAGGGCGAGGACAGCCATTATTTCGACCATATCTATCTGTCCGCCGGGCATGATCAGAATGCCAAGCGCACGCTGTGGGTCGTTTGGCTGACGGCGGCGACGATGGTGGTGGAAATCGTGGCGGGCTGGACCACCGGGTCGATGGCGCTGCTGGCCGATGGATTTCACATGGCGACTCATGCCGGTGCGCTGGCGGTGGCGGCGGCGGCATATAGCTATGCCCGGCGTCATGCCCGCAACCCGCGCTATACGTTCGGCACCGGCAAGGTCGGCGACCTGTCGGGTTTCGCCTCTGCGCTGCTGCTGGGGGTGATGGCGCTGTTCATTGCGATCGAATCGGGGATGCGCTTTTTCCAGCCGGTCCAGGTCGCGTTCGGCGAAGCGACGCTGGTGGCGATAGTGGGCCTTGTCATCAATATCGTCAGCGCGCTGCTGCTGGGTCACGACCATAGCCACGATCACGGGCATGGCGATCATGACCACGGTCACGCCGACAATAATCTGCGCGCCGCCTATGTTCATGTGCTGACCGACGCGCTGACGTCGGTGCTGGCGATCGCGGCGTTGCTGGCCGGGCGGTATCTCGGCTGGTGGTGGATGGACCCTATGGTGGGGATATTGGGCGCGGTCGTCATTGCCCGCTGGGCCTGGGGATTGATGCAGGATACCGCTGCCATCCTGCTCGACACCGCAGAACCTGCGCTGATGACCAGGGTTCGCGCCGTGGTGGAGGCGCAGGGCGCGACCATCCACGACCTTCACGTCTGGCGCATCGGTCCCCACGCCCATGCCGCGATCGTTAGCCTGAACGCAGGCGCAGACGTGGCGCAGGTGCGCGCGAAAGTGCGCGCCCTGCCCCGGATGGAGCATGTGACGGTCGAGGGATGATCGCCGACGCGGCCAAATCCCCTCTACTCTTTCCGATTTTCCAAGCGCAGCACCATTGCGCATCGCCTCCGCTTTGGTCGATGATGCGCCATGGATTTCATGAAATGGATCAACTCGCTCGACGAGCTTCTGTACGAAGTCATGAGTTGGCTGCTATTCTTCCCGCTGACGCTATGGCGTTGCGTCAGGTATCCATTCGCCATGATGGACTATGCCGACGAACAGCTCGCGCGGCCTGAAAACGAACAATTTGCCGCAGCGCTCAGCCCGCCGCTGTTCCTGGCCATCGCCCTGCTGATCGCCCATGCTTTTTCCATGGCGCTGGGGCAGATCGACCGGATCGTCGCCAACCGGCACGGGCTGGCGGGGCTGGTGGACGACGAAGCCAGCGCCCTCATTCTACGGCTGGTGGTCTTTGCGTCCTTTGCACTGTTCGCGGCCACCCGGATGGTGCGCAAAAGCGGTCTGGCGATAGATCGCACATCGCTCCGCGCGCCTTTCTACGCCCAATGCTATCCCACGGCGATCTTCGCGCTGGGGCTTGGCCTGGGCGTCAGCCTGGCCAACGTCGCCTATCCTGCCGCCGCTGTCGCCAGCCCGATTCTCATCGGCGCCAGCACCCTCAACTATGTCATCGTGGAGACACGCTGGTTCGCCATGAAGCTGGAAACCGGCTATCTTCCGGCGCTCGGCGCGGTGTTGCTGACCCTTGTCGAAGGATTTACCCTGCTTCTTATCGTCGGATTTCTCTTCACGCGATAGACCTGCCGTCCACCCCCAGCCCATTCGAGGAAATGCCCATGCGTATAATGTCGATGACTGTGGCCATGCTCGCGCTATCGTCCGCCAGCGCGATGGCGCAAACGCCGCCGGATGTGAGCGATCTGATCGGCGCAAGGGCAGCGGGTGGCGAAACCCAGCTGGAAGCGCGGGGCTATCGCTTCGTCACGCCCAATGTGGTGCGGGACAGCAAATGGTCCTTCTGGTGGAGCGACCGGCAGCGGCAATGTATTTCCGTGACCACGACCGATGGCCGCTATGCGGCGATCGGCGCCATCCCGGCGGCCAATTGCAATGCGGCTGTCCCGCAGGCACCGGCCCGCCCCTCCGCGCAGCGTGACGCCATTTCACTGGTCTGCATCGGTTCGGGCAGCGGCCCTGCGGCGCAGAGCAATTCGGGCTATCGCTACAATTCCAAATCGCGCAAGTTCGAGCCGGAATTCGGCACCACGCTGGGCCGCGAAGGCTTTTCGTCCGATCTGGAAATCGACATTTCCGGCGGGGTCGGCCGCATCCACCCCTCCGGCAAGCTGGTGTCACCGATCCATTCGGGCGGATCGGACGGATGGTGGCCAATAGCGGACCTGATGATGACGCCGGACCGGATCAGCGGCAGTTACCGCATGAACGGGATGAACAAACCCCGGTTCGATTATAACCGCCGCACCCGCATCATCCGCGTCCGCGCAGCGACCGAATTTACCGGGCGTTGCGAGGAGCAGTAGGCTCACTCCCCCTTGAGCGCGTCCATGATCTGGCGCACCGGCGTGATGTCATAGCCTGCCGCTGCGGCCTGCGCCGCCAGCACGTCGGCATTGTCGCCCGCCCGCGCGCGGGTCAGCGCCCATAGCAGCGTGCTGCGCGTGCCGGACCGGCAATAGGCCAGTATCTTGCCTGCCCCTGCCTGATCCAGCGCGCCGGCCATGCCATCGAGTTGCCAAGGCGCAAAGCCGCCATGTCCCACTGGCACCGCGACATAGGCGATGCCCGCCGCCTTGGCCGCCGCCTCTATCTCCGCGCCATTGACCTGCCCCGGTTCCTCGTCATCGGGGCGGTTGTTGACGATGATCGTCACCCCATCCGCCTTGGCCTGCGCCACCTGATCCAGCGTGATCTGGGGCGAAACGAGGATGCGGTCGGTCAGCTTGCGGAACATGGAATGCGTCTCCTTTGCCCTTCCCATGCGCCGGGAAGGCGATGGTTTCAAGTTTATCGCGTCACAGAAACGGCCGGATCGCCGCCAGGAAAGCGTCGCCCCAGGCGTCCAGCTTCTTCTGCCCCACGCCGCTGATCGTCCCCATGGCGCGAATGCTGGTCGGGCGCTGGTCGGCCATTTCGCGCAGGGTGGAATCATGGAAGATGACATAGGGCGGCACGCCTGCTTCCTGCGCCAGTTCGCGGCGACAGGCCCGCAGCGCGTCGAACAGCGGATCGCCGACCGGGTTGGCATCCGCCCCGTTGCGGGCATTGCGGGACCGGCGCTCGCGCTTGGGCGGCACCAGGATGCGCACTTCCTCTTCCCCGCGCAGGATCGGCCGGGCGTTGGGGCCGAGCATCAGCCCGCCATGCTCGGTCGTTTCCAGCGCGTCGCGCACCAGCAGCGCACGCGACACCGGGCGCAGCAGCGCGGTTTCGTCCCCAGAAACGATGCCATAGACCGAAATCTTGTCATGGCCGCGCTCGCGCAATTTGTCAGTGACGCCGCCGGTCAGCACCGCTTCGATATGGCCGGACCCGAAGCTCTGGCCGGTGCGATAGACGGCGGACAGATATTTGCGCGCGGTTTCGGTCGCATCGACGCTGGCCGGAGGCGAGAGGCAATTGTCGCAATTGCCGCAGGTGGCAGGGGGCGATTCGCCGAAATGACGCAGCAATATCGCCCGGCGGCACGTCGCGGTTTCCACCAGCGCGCCCAGCGCCGCGATGCGGGTGCGCTCACCCTGCTGGCGGCTCTGGTCCAGTTCCATGATCCGCTGGCGCGCGCGGGCGAAATCCTCCGCGCCCCAGAACAGATGCGCGACCGCCGGTTCGCCATCGCGGCCCGCACGGCCCGATTCCTGATAATAGCCCTCGATCGACTTGGGCAGGCCTGCGTGCGCCACGAAGCGCACGTCGGGCTTGTCGATGCCCATGCCGAACGCGACGGTGGCGACCATCACCATATCTTCGCTGGCGATGAAGGCGGACTGGTTGCGGGCGCGCACTGCGGGGTTGAGGCCCGCATGATAGGCACGCACGGCGCGGCCGCCCTTGCCCAATGTTTCGGCCAGCTTCTCCGTCGCGGCGCGGGTTTGGGCATAGACGATGCCGGGACCAGGATTGGCCGCCACCAGATCGGCCAGTTGCCGCGTCAGCCCGTCGCGCGGGTGGACCGCGTAGCGGATATTGGGCCGGTCGAAGCCGGAGATGATGAGGCCATCGCGCGGGATGCCCAGTTGAACGAGAATATCCTCGCGCGTGTGCGCATCCGCCGTGGCGGTCAGGGCCAGGCGCGGAACATCGGGAAATTCGTCCAGCAGCGGGCGTAAAAGTCGGTAATCGGGGCGGAAATCATGCCCCCATTCGGACACGCAATGGGCTTCATCGATCGCGAACAGCGCAACCTTGGCGGACCGGAGCAGGCTTCGAAACCCCTCCTGACTGGCGCGTTCGGGTGCAACGTAAAGCAGGTCGAGATCGCCATTGCGCAGGCGATCCTGCGTCTCGCGCCAGTCGGCGTCCACGCTGGTCAGGCTGGCGGCGCGCAGGCCCACGGCGTTGGCGGCGCGCAACTGGTCGTGCATCAGCGCGATCAGTGGCGAGACGACCACGCAGCAGCCGTCGAACGCGGCGGAGGGCAATTGATAGCAGAGCGACTTGCCCGCGCCGGTCGGCATGATCGCCAACGTCGGTTGACCCGCCATGACGCGACCCACCACCTGTTCCTGCACCCCGCGAAAGGCGGTGAAACCGAATATGTCGTGGAGGAGCGTGGGAATGTCGGGCCGCATCAGCGGCGCTGTAGCGACTGGTGCGGGCAAGGGCTAGTGCGCGCTACTGCGCCGGGTCGAGCAGGCATCCCCAGCCGGGCCGGTAGCGCGCCGTGCGTGTCGCCATCAACGGCACGCTGGCATCCACCGCCCGGTCTTCGGGCCGGTCGGTCAGCGACACGATTCCCATGCCCGGTTCCTTGTCATCCTGACAACTGCCCATCGCCCGGCCTTCGACATAGCGGCACGAACAGGTCACGCGCGCGCCGAATGCCGCGCCCAGTTGCGCCCGGTCGCGCAGGGCGCTCCAATGCCAGACCAGCAGCCCCAGCAGCAGCATGGCAATGGCGCAGGCCAGATAAATGATCGTCCGGCGGCGCGACATATTCCCGACTCGCTTGTGCATAGGCTAAGGGCGGGCTGTATGAAGATGGATCGCAAAAGCGTAAAGCGCCTTGGCATGGCGCTGGGCATGGCCATAACGGTCGCCGGGGCGGCGGCGTGGGCAGGCGATGCCGCCGATCCCGCGCCGGTTTATACCGTCGCCAGCGACGCGGTGGTGGACGAAGCGGCCTTGCGCGGTGCGATCGACCCGTTGTTCGAGGATGGCGACATGGGGGAGACCCGCGCGCTGCTGGTCATGCGCGACGGGGATATTATCGCGGAACGCTATGCCCCCGGCTTTGGTCCCGATACCAAGCTGATGTCCTGGTCGATCGCCAAGAGCGTGACGGCGGTTCTGGTCGGCCTGATGGTCGCGGACGGGCGGCTGGCGATCGACGCGCCGGTGCCGGTCGCGGCATGGAACCAGCCGGGCGATCCGCGCGGGCGCATCACGCTGCGGCAATTGCTTCAGATGACGTCGGGGCTGGACCATGTCGAGGATGGCGAACCGCAGCCGAGTGGCGACACGGTGCGGATGCTGTTCACCGACGGGGCGCAGGACATGCGCGCCTTTGCCGAAGCCAAGCCGCTGGCCAATACGCCCGGTCGCGCCTTTTCCTACAGTTCGGGCAGCAGCATCATCCTGTCCGACCTGATGACGCGGATGCTGACGGCCAGCGCCGATCCCGACGTGCGGCGGCGCGCGATGCAGGCGTTCATCGACGGACGGTTGAAGGCGCCGGGCAAGCTGCCCAGCCTGACGCCGGAATATGACGCCAACGGCACGATGATCGGCGGCAGCTTCCTGCACATGACCGCGCGCGATTATGGCCGCTTTGGCGAATTGCTGCGACGGCAGGGACGCGGGCCGGGCGGGCATCAGATATTGCCCGAAAAATGGGTCGATTTCATGCGCACGCCGTCGCACCGCAACCCTGCCTATGGCGCGCATCTCTGGCTCAACCGCGCGAGCGATGAAAGCGCGCTGATGCCCGGCGAAGCGCCCGAAAGCCTGTTCGGCTGCGTCGGGCATAATGGCCAATATATACTGGTTTCGCCTTCGCAGCGATTGACCGTGGTGCGGATCGGCATGTCGCCCGACAAGGACCAGCGCACCGCCGTCAAGACCGCGCTGGCCCGGTTGATCGGCATGTTTCCGGGTTAGGAGTCTGTTTCGCAATGCGTGAAGGCGCGCATTGCGGTTGCCACA encodes:
- a CDS encoding phytoene desaturase, producing the protein MNRTAIVIGAGFGGLALAIRLQSAGIDTTLVEARDRPGGRAYMWQKDGFTFDAGPTVITDPDCLSELWRLTGHDMAQDVTLMPVSPFYRLNWRDGTNFDYSNDEVALRAEIAKLDPGDVAGYDRFCDYAAGVFEEGYRKLGAVAFLDFASMIKAAPALAKYQAWRSVYSIVSSYVKSEKLREALSFHTLLVGGNPMKTSAIYALIHKLEKDGGVWFAKGGTNKLVEGMATHFERIGGTLRLGDAVTRIETHGDRVTAVHTASGWRGEADAVASNADLMHSYRDLLGQHPRGQKQGEKLANKRWSPSLFVLHFGIKGSWPGIPHHMILFGPRYEGLLTDIYDHGVLPEDFSLYLHHPTVTDPSMAPEGHSTFYALAPVPHMGKLPIDWDQFGPAYAERILDEIQHRLIPDIRSRIVTQFHYAPSDFGRDLNAHMGSAFSLEPLLTQSAWFRAHNRDDVIPNLYLVGAGAHPGAGIPGVVGSAKATAALMVDDLGRI
- the crtY gene encoding lycopene beta-cyclase CrtY, producing MTNPMDCDLAIVGGGLAGSLIALAFAARRPEMRVLLIERDGAIGGNHIWSFFDGDVAPDDRWLVDPLVTHRWGQGHEVRFPGQRRRLDTPYNSVTSSRLAVHVAVALGDAVLTDADVVSLSPTGVTLADGRTIQARAVIDARGAGDLSALHCGWQKFVGHAVTLDAPHGVDRPVIMDATVDQIDGYRFVYLLPWGDRTIFVEDTYYSDTPDLNVSAIDARIAAYARAQGWQGAQVVHREQGVLPVVHGGDFDHYWPAADPVARAGVRAGLFQPMTGYSLPDAVRFARWLVDQPLDTLPAATRAYAARHWRRGGYYRLLGKMLFGAAAPDRRWRIFARFYRLKAPLIQRFYAGRSTLTDRIRILCGRPPVPIRDAMRTLLKPPAR
- a CDS encoding metal/formaldehyde-sensitive transcriptional repressor; the encoded protein is MHIIADREKLLARVRRIAGQVAAVDRQLAGDAGCSETLQLVASVRGAVGSLMEELIEQHMREHVARPGLTDAERAAATEEMLALIRRYGK
- the dmeF gene encoding CDF family Co(II)/Ni(II) efflux transporter DmeF, which translates into the protein MTMHDDHDHGCGHDHTPAPTSMEGEDSHYFDHIYLSAGHDQNAKRTLWVVWLTAATMVVEIVAGWTTGSMALLADGFHMATHAGALAVAAAAYSYARRHARNPRYTFGTGKVGDLSGFASALLLGVMALFIAIESGMRFFQPVQVAFGEATLVAIVGLVINIVSALLLGHDHSHDHGHGDHDHGHADNNLRAAYVHVLTDALTSVLAIAALLAGRYLGWWWMDPMVGILGAVVIARWAWGLMQDTAAILLDTAEPALMTRVRAVVEAQGATIHDLHVWRIGPHAHAAIVSLNAGADVAQVRAKVRALPRMEHVTVEG
- a CDS encoding TIGR01244 family sulfur transferase, giving the protein MFRKLTDRILVSPQITLDQVAQAKADGVTIIVNNRPDDEEPGQVNGAEIEAAAKAAGIAYVAVPVGHGGFAPWQLDGMAGALDQAGAGKILAYCRSGTRSTLLWALTRARAGDNADVLAAQAAAAGYDITPVRQIMDALKGE
- the recQ gene encoding DNA helicase RecQ — its product is MRPDIPTLLHDIFGFTAFRGVQEQVVGRVMAGQPTLAIMPTGAGKSLCYQLPSAAFDGCCVVVSPLIALMHDQLRAANAVGLRAASLTSVDADWRETQDRLRNGDLDLLYVAPERASQEGFRSLLRSAKVALFAIDEAHCVSEWGHDFRPDYRLLRPLLDEFPDVPRLALTATADAHTREDILVQLGIPRDGLIISGFDRPNIRYAVHPRDGLTRQLADLVAANPGPGIVYAQTRAATEKLAETLGKGGRAVRAYHAGLNPAVRARNQSAFIASEDMVMVATVAFGMGIDKPDVRFVAHAGLPKSIEGYYQESGRAGRDGEPAVAHLFWGAEDFARARQRIMELDQSRQQGERTRIAALGALVETATCRRAILLRHFGESPPATCGNCDNCLSPPASVDATETARKYLSAVYRTGQSFGSGHIEAVLTGGVTDKLRERGHDKISVYGIVSGDETALLRPVSRALLVRDALETTEHGGLMLGPNARPILRGEEEVRILVPPKRERRSRNARNGADANPVGDPLFDALRACRRELAQEAGVPPYVIFHDSTLREMADQRPTSIRAMGTISGVGQKKLDAWGDAFLAAIRPFL
- a CDS encoding serine hydrolase domain-containing protein, with translation MKMDRKSVKRLGMALGMAITVAGAAAWAGDAADPAPVYTVASDAVVDEAALRGAIDPLFEDGDMGETRALLVMRDGDIIAERYAPGFGPDTKLMSWSIAKSVTAVLVGLMVADGRLAIDAPVPVAAWNQPGDPRGRITLRQLLQMTSGLDHVEDGEPQPSGDTVRMLFTDGAQDMRAFAEAKPLANTPGRAFSYSSGSSIILSDLMTRMLTASADPDVRRRAMQAFIDGRLKAPGKLPSLTPEYDANGTMIGGSFLHMTARDYGRFGELLRRQGRGPGGHQILPEKWVDFMRTPSHRNPAYGAHLWLNRASDESALMPGEAPESLFGCVGHNGQYILVSPSQRLTVVRIGMSPDKDQRTAVKTALARLIGMFPG